From the genome of Tachysurus fulvidraco isolate hzauxx_2018 chromosome 20, HZAU_PFXX_2.0, whole genome shotgun sequence, one region includes:
- the npffr1l3 gene encoding neuropeptide FF receptor 1 like 3 — protein sequence MEEVSKRDTANMDEETVALPTMFLPDINMTNNTNLTEEILFSPYFQHSLGMAAVFVLAYLFIFLLCMIGNSVLCLIVLKKRNMWTVTNVFILNLSISDLLVGIFCIPTTLVDNLITGWPFSNIICKLSGLVQGMSVSASVFTLVAIAIDRFRSVVYPFKPKLTLFVAKAIIGMIWLLALVIMFPSALMLTVQQEQSHFMVQDDNYNLTYPLYSCYETWPEPEMRKVYTTVLFAHIYLIPLVLIIIMYGRIGAKLYSTTFLVKVNQPDGTPQGKSPISHRKIKVIKMLIVVALLFMLSWLPLWTLMLLTDYARPEGDQLDLLTGYIFPFFHWLAFSNSSVNPIIYGYYNKNFRQGFQAAWMQRPSCCLGRPSQVHLKKVKRANKTCSHLDKSFSANALNLGVKNKIYTDNDLTGCVRLEMEHRKASKERKSSRAEGGSANQRELLEDMEQISPTGPMVYQAWEL from the exons ATGGAAGAAGTATCTAAGAGAGACACAGCTAATATGGATGAAGAGACAGTGGCACTACCAACAATGTTCCTCCCTGACATTAACATGACCAACAACACCAATCTCACTGAGGAGATACTATTCTCTCCATACTTCCAGCACTCACTAGGCATGGCTGCTGTGTTCGTCCTGGCTTACTTGTTCATCTTCCTGCTCTGCATGATCGGTAACAGCGTGCTGTGTCTCATAGTCCTGAAGAAGCGGAACATGTGGACGGTCACTAACGTCTTCATCTTAAACCTTTCCATCAGCGATCTGCTTGTGGGGATCTTCTGCATTCCTACCACTTTGGTGGACAATCTCATAACAG GTTGGCCTTTCAGTAACATAATATGCAAGCTGAGTGGCCTTGTACAAGGAATGTCTGTCAGTGCTTCCGTCTTCACACTGGTGGCCATTGCAATAGACAG GTTTCGCAGTGTAGTTTACCCCTTTAAGCCAAAACTAACACTTTTCGTGGCAAAGGCAATCATTGGGATGATATGGCTGTTGGCTCTGGTCATAATGTTCCCTTCGGCTCTGATGTTGACCGTCCAGCAAGAACAAAGCCACTTTATGGTTCAAGATGACAACTACAACCTGACTTATCCTCTTTATTCCTGCTATGAAACCTGGCCTGAGCCTGAGATGCGGAAAGTGTACACCACAGTTCTGTTTGCTCATATATATCTGATTCCCCTCGTTCTTATTATCATCATGTATGGGCGCATTGGAGCTAAACTGTACTCGACCACCTTCCTGGTCAAAGTGAACCAACCTGATGGCACTCCTCAAGGGAAGTCACCTATATCACACAGGAAGATCAAAGTTATCAAAATGCTCATTGTTGTGGCCCTTCTCTTCATGCTGTCCTGGCTGCCTCTGTGGACCTTGATGCTGCTAACTGACTACGCACGTCCTGAAGGAGACCAGCTAGATCTTCTGACAGGTTACATTTTCCCTTTCTTCCATTGGTTGGCCTTCTCCAACTCTAGCGTCAACCCCATCATCTATGGCTACTACAACAAAAATTTCAGGCAAGGATTTCAGGCTGCTTGGATGCAGAGGCCATCCTGCTGCTTGGGCAGACCTTCACAGGTCCATCTCAAGAAGGTGAAGAGGGCCAACAAGACTTGCTCCCACTTGGACAAATCTTTCAGTGCCAATGCTCTGAACCTAGgagttaaaaacaaaatctacacTGACAACGACCTAACAGGTTGCGTGCGTCTGGAGATGGAACACAGGAAAGCgtcaaaggaaaggaaaagctCGAGGGCAGAAGGAGGATCAGCGAACCAAAGAGAGCTTCTGGAAGACATGGAACAGATCTCTCCAACAGGACCTATGGTGTACCAGGCCTGGGAACTTTAA
- the LOC113638288 gene encoding bone morphogenetic protein 10-like translates to MAVLEMFMLRYARTLILFILLLHRWGQLSPIPPLEEPFSGGLGAADTSLLDQDDNVDVQAVLGQFLYMLNLTEREAKPRPRAAHTEPPEYMLELYNHYAKDHNTRPAANIARSFKNEDSSPYSMTRRGVRTLPLMFNVSVPHQEYIIAAELRLYMLVHRAPQSSYGVDWKVTVFERRVEGGLSFHNSEGATLENNLTGMQELAVRHGQLKESRWEVFNLTESVLRWRHLESTSHWLVVQVESENQSELQDEDKSAIFINLDVERSVGGKHEPVLIVFSDNESEKDRSKKTVTENNTGLLELNGFELVGEKDDDSKEENEAHLMQMRSNMIYDSAPRTRRNAKGSPCKRTALYVDFKEIGWDSWIVAPPGFEAYTCHGECDYPLLPQVTPTKHAIIQTLLNLKSPQKVSRACCVPTKLEPISLLYENENGHVIFQHKYEGMVVAECGCR, encoded by the exons ATGGCTGTCTTAGAGATGTTCATGCTTCGGTATGCTAGGACTTTAATCCTTTTCATATTGCTTCTACATCGCTGGGGTCAACTGAGTCCAATTCCTCCCCTGGAGGAACCATTTTCAGGAGGTCTTGGAGCGGCGGATACGTCTTTGCTGGACCAGGATGATAATGTTGACGTTCAGGCAGTTCTAGGTCAATTTCTCTACATGTTAAATTTAACAGAGCGAGAGGCAAAGCCGAGGCCCCGGGCTGCCCATACTGAGCCACCAGAGTACATGCTGGAACTGTACAACCACTACGCTAAGGATCATAACACCAGACCTGCAGCAAATATCGCACGGAGTTTCAAGAATGAAG ATTCCTCCCCCTATAGCATGACAAGAAGAGGTGTGAGGACGCTCCCGCTCATGTTCAACGTCTCTGTCCCACATCAAGAGTATATTATTGCCGCCGAGCTCCGCCTCTACATGCTGGTACATAGAGCTCCTCAAAGCAGCTATGGGGTGGACTGGAAGGTAACAGTTTTTGAGAGGCGAGTAGAAGGTGGTCTGTCATTTCACAATTCTGAGGGGGCAACTTTGGAGAACAACTTGACTGGTATGCAGGAGCTGGCAGTAAGGCATGGCCAGCTCAAAGAGAGCAGATGGGAGGTGTTTAATCTGACTGAATCTGTTCTACGCTGGAGACACCTGGAGAGCACAAGCCACTGGCTTGTGGTGCAGGTCGAAAGTGAGAATCAGAGTGAACTCCAGGATGAAGACAAGAGTGCTATATTTATCAACCTGGACGTTGAAAGGAGTGTGGGAGGAAAGCATGAGCCAGTGCTGATTGTATTCTCAGATAACGAAAGTGAAAAGGACCGCTCAAAGAAGACAGTCACAGAAAACAACACCGGCTTGTTAGAGCTCAATGGATTTGAGTTGGTGGGTGAAAAAGATGACGACAGCAAAGAAGAAAATGAGGCCCATTTAATGCAAATGCGTTCTAACATGATCTACGACAGTGCGCCTCGGACCCGCCGCAACGCCAAGGGAAGCCCATGCAAGAGGACTGCACTCTATGTGGATTTTAAAGAGATAGGCTGGGACTCGTGGATCGTTGCACCTCCAGGCTTCGAAGCCTACACTTGTCACGGAGAGTGCGATTATCCATTACTTCCGCAAGTGACGCCCACCAAGCACGCCATTATCCAAACACTACTCAATCTGAAAAGCCCTCAAAAAGTCTCACGAGCATGTTGCGTGCCCACCAAGCTGGAACCAATCTCTCTGCTGTACGAAAATGAGAACGGCCATGTCATTTTCCAGCACAAATACGAGGGCATGGTGGTGGCAGAGTGCGGCTGCAGATGA